Proteins encoded within one genomic window of Paroedura picta isolate Pp20150507F chromosome 17, Ppicta_v3.0, whole genome shotgun sequence:
- the LOC143827504 gene encoding uncharacterized protein LOC143827504, which produces MGGQASRAPVHRDHGSSPHAPANPRRCASTGASRCSGTTHGSGPAEVRSLFPLASRCRPCLRQGEGFGLRCCLHRRLFAFPQGGESLCRPPTDFSSVPLQLSQQTPRFALFLRVQPARDVLQPIGHLLQLLLSLGWASRPSPGENFFLPPLATASSDPYGSMDVQGTVKEDYQLGTNGGYFCDDCKGKKQLEVHTAANMRSSRSKGVARTIWHIFSYTGSFKLSALQSTGTAGWLASKKVLSLLWLAVVSPGKAISGIIWLLGTGWYQFVTGWYQFVISLLNVFILTRCLPKLFKMVLYLIPVFLLIGKRKRIVSLGRGSFLVETECFIGVNVCG; this is translated from the exons ATGGGGGGGCAGGCGTCCCGGGCCCCAGTTCACCGGGACCATGGCTCCTCGCCCCACGCCCCGGCCAATCCCCGCCGCTGCgc CTCCACCGGCGCCTCCCGCTGCTCCGGCACCACCCACGGCTCCGGCCCCGCCGAGGTCCGCTCCCTCTTCCCTCTGGCGTCGCGCTGCCGCCCTTGCCTCCGCCAGGGCGAGGGCTTCGGCCTCCGCTGCTGCCTGCATCGCCGCCTCttcgcgttcccgcagggtgggGAGTCCTTGTGTCGACCTCCCACCGACTTCTCGAGCGTCCCCTTGCAGCTCTCACAGCAGACGCCGCGCTTCGCGCTGTTCCTCCGGGTCCAACCGGCCCGAGACGtcctgcagccaattggtcaccttctCCAACTTCTGCT CTCTCTGGGCTGGGCTTCCCGTCCTTCCCCCGGTGAAaacttctttcttcctccccttgctACAGCTTCTTCCGATCCCTACGGAAGCATGGATGTCCAAGGAACCGTCAAGGAGGACTACCAGCTGGGCACAAATGGAGGGTACTTCT GTGATGACTGTAAGGGGAAGAAACAGCTTGAGGTGCACACAGCAGCCAACATGCGCTCCTCACGGTCTAAAGGGGTCGCAAGGACCATTTGGCACATCTTTTCGTACACAG GTTCCTTTAAGCTGTCCGCGTTGCAGAGCACGGGGACGGCAGGATGGCTTGCCTCCAAGAAGGTCCTGTCCCTCCTGTGGTTGGCTGTTGTGTCTCCAG gGAAGGCCATTTCTGGCATCATTTGGTTGCTTGGGACCGGCTGGTACCAATTTGTCACCGGCTGGTACCAATTTGTGATCTCTTTGCTGAATGTATTTATTCTGACCAG aTGCCTTCCAAAGCTGTTCAAGATGGTCTTGTACCTCATTCCTGTGTTCCTGCTGATAGGTAAGAGGAAACGCATCGTCAGCCTGGGCCGCGGGAGCTTCCTGGTTGAGACGGAGTGTTTTATAGGGGTGAACGTGTGCGGTTAA